The following proteins are co-located in the Clostridiales bacterium genome:
- a CDS encoding bifunctional 5,10-methylenetetrahydrofolate dehydrogenase/5,10-methenyltetrahydrofolate cyclohydrolase has translation MLLKGKPVADQIRTEIRDAVEACRQSGRALPKLAILRAGNRPDDIAYENRVLRNCGELGILAEVAEVDDNVDMVNFIDKLHQLNEDQNIHGILIFRPLPKQLDMDVVSRTIKPEKDIDCMSPVNAEKVFLGDKSGIAPCTPEAVIEILKFYDYDLEGKNVAVVNRSMVLGKPLAMLFLNENSTVTLCHSKTKNLPEVTAKADIVVTGAGKAKFFGKQYFSSDSVIVDVGINTDAAGNLCGDVDFDQVGESVRAISPVPGGVGTVTSMILLKHVIRAMEQQVTV, from the coding sequence ATGCTGTTAAAGGGAAAACCTGTTGCAGATCAAATCAGAACTGAGATACGGGATGCAGTGGAAGCCTGCAGACAATCAGGCAGAGCGCTTCCAAAACTGGCAATCCTTCGTGCAGGAAACAGACCGGACGATATCGCTTATGAGAATCGTGTACTGAGAAATTGCGGAGAGCTAGGAATTCTTGCAGAAGTGGCGGAAGTTGACGATAACGTTGATATGGTAAACTTTATTGACAAGCTTCATCAGCTCAATGAAGACCAGAATATTCATGGGATATTGATCTTCAGACCCCTGCCAAAGCAGCTTGATATGGATGTCGTTAGCAGAACCATCAAGCCGGAGAAGGACATCGACTGTATGAGCCCTGTCAATGCCGAAAAGGTATTTCTGGGTGATAAGAGCGGAATTGCGCCTTGCACTCCCGAGGCTGTCATTGAAATTCTAAAGTTTTACGACTATGACCTGGAAGGAAAAAATGTGGCTGTGGTCAACAGAAGCATGGTGCTTGGCAAACCCCTTGCCATGCTCTTTCTGAATGAAAATTCCACGGTCACCCTATGTCATTCCAAGACGAAGAATTTACCTGAAGTGACAGCCAAAGCGGATATCGTGGTAACCGGAGCAGGTAAGGCAAAATTCTTTGGGAAGCAATATTTTTCTTCCGATTCTGTGATCGTCGATGTAGGAATTAATACCGATGCGGCAGGCAATTTATGCGGAGACGTGGATTTTGACCAAGTCGGTGAGTCGGTTCGCGCAATATCACCAGTCCCGGGAGGCGTGGGAACGGTCACCTCGATGATCCTATTAAAACACGTCATCAGGGCGATGGAGCAGCAAGTGACTGTGTAA
- a CDS encoding formate/nitrite transporter family protein: MDIKPLSPAEITDAIIRTAEAKAGGSFQKLLILGILAGAFIAFAAQGSNMAAFNLLARPDTYGLGRVLAGAVFGTGLMMVVLAGGELFTGNTMILAAVCEKKVTVGRMLRNWVIVYIGNLIGSLLIAYMMVHSGLFSSGGEMLGAVTVKIAAYKVGLDFTKAFYLGILCNWLVCLAVWLAAGAESMIGKIFAIFFPIWLFITSGFEHSIANMYYIPAGLMAKSQMSFAALSGLSQEALDGLTWSGFFVNNLIPVTLGNIVGGGVFVGMVYWYVYKRT; the protein is encoded by the coding sequence ATGGATATAAAACCATTATCGCCTGCCGAAATCACTGATGCGATCATCCGCACGGCAGAAGCAAAAGCGGGCGGGAGCTTTCAGAAATTGCTGATTCTTGGCATATTGGCAGGAGCCTTTATCGCCTTTGCAGCACAAGGCTCAAATATGGCTGCCTTCAATCTGCTTGCCAGGCCTGATACTTACGGCCTTGGAAGGGTGCTTGCTGGAGCTGTATTCGGAACCGGCCTTATGATGGTAGTTCTGGCAGGAGGCGAGCTTTTTACGGGAAATACGATGATTCTTGCAGCAGTCTGTGAGAAAAAAGTTACTGTGGGAAGAATGCTGCGAAACTGGGTTATCGTCTATATCGGAAATTTGATCGGATCGCTACTCATCGCTTATATGATGGTTCATTCGGGACTTTTTTCAAGCGGTGGTGAAATGCTTGGAGCTGTTACGGTAAAAATCGCAGCATATAAAGTGGGGCTTGATTTCACAAAAGCGTTTTATTTAGGGATCTTGTGCAACTGGCTTGTATGTCTGGCGGTATGGCTGGCTGCTGGAGCGGAATCCATGATCGGGAAGATCTTCGCTATCTTTTTTCCCATCTGGCTTTTCATCACATCAGGCTTTGAACATAGCATCGCAAATATGTATTATATCCCCGCAGGACTCATGGCAAAGTCACAGATGAGCTTTGCGGCGCTCAGTGGATTATCACAGGAGGCACTCGATGGACTCACCTGGAGCGGTTTCTTCGTAAATAATCTCATCCCCGTTACCTTGGGAAATATCGTGGGCGGCGGAGTATTTGTAGGCATGGTTTACTGGTATGTTTACAAACGAACATAG
- a CDS encoding IclR family transcriptional regulator: MQGYDAEDRSNSVKSVMKAFLIMEELDKYGELSIGELSDRLHMDKSTVHRLINTIKDAGYINQNPDSRKYANSLKLLAMGNRVMDKTGVKHIARPVMEELAEQTGETVNLGVLAGNKIFYIDKLESSSTIKVGLGIGTNVPCYCSSLGKVILAYTPEKERQNVLGNTTFEIFTDHTITDITLLQEELKKIKNVGYAVDDEEYLIGLICFGAPIFDYHGDPIAAISVSCPKYRYDPDQHLAFYTELVAEAAERISRMLGFKPNI; encoded by the coding sequence ATGCAGGGTTACGATGCGGAAGATAGATCAAACAGTGTAAAATCTGTCATGAAAGCTTTTCTGATCATGGAAGAACTTGATAAATATGGAGAGCTTAGTATCGGGGAATTGAGCGACAGGCTGCATATGGATAAATCTACAGTTCATCGTTTGATCAACACCATAAAGGATGCGGGATATATCAATCAGAACCCCGATAGCAGGAAGTACGCAAATAGCTTAAAATTGCTCGCAATGGGCAACCGTGTCATGGATAAAACCGGTGTGAAACACATCGCAAGACCGGTGATGGAGGAGCTTGCAGAGCAAACCGGGGAGACTGTCAATCTTGGAGTCCTGGCAGGAAATAAGATTTTCTACATCGATAAACTGGAAAGCAGCTCAACGATCAAAGTCGGTCTTGGGATTGGAACCAATGTTCCTTGCTATTGCTCCAGCTTGGGAAAGGTCATACTTGCCTATACACCAGAGAAAGAGCGGCAGAATGTGTTGGGAAATACGACCTTTGAGATCTTTACAGACCATACAATAACCGACATCACATTGCTTCAGGAAGAGTTGAAAAAAATAAAAAACGTGGGATATGCCGTTGATGATGAAGAGTATCTGATCGGATTAATCTGCTTCGGGGCTCCCATCTTTGATTACCACGGAGACCCAATTGCAGCAATCAGCGTGTCTTGTCCAAAATACAGGTATGATCCGGATCAGCATCTTGCTTTCTATACAGAGCTTGTGGCAGAGGCCGCAGAGAGGATTTCCAGGATGCTGGGCTTTAAGCCGAATATATAA
- the panB gene encoding 3-methyl-2-oxobutanoate hydroxymethyltransferase encodes MSNKTKMTISDFKKFKQEGKKFSYVTAYDYTMASIINDSDVEIILVGDSLGMIMLGYKGTESVTMDDMIHHIRPVVKGAPNTWIVGDMPFGSYNVSDEEAVRNANRIIKETNCDCIKLEGGVEMLSRIQAIVRAGINVMGHIGLTPQTASSLGGFKVQGGTPESAKKLIEDAIALEKAGCFSIVLECVPSMVAKAVTEAVSIPILGIGAGPHVDCQVLVTQDMLGMYGDFKPKFVKQYAQIRKTMVEALNEFHRETLEGEFPSPEFSFNKEVDIPKLY; translated from the coding sequence ATGAGCAACAAAACGAAAATGACGATCTCCGATTTCAAAAAATTCAAACAGGAGGGAAAAAAGTTCAGCTATGTAACGGCGTATGATTATACCATGGCTTCGATCATTAACGACAGCGATGTGGAAATCATACTGGTAGGTGACTCACTGGGAATGATCATGCTGGGCTACAAAGGCACCGAGTCAGTAACGATGGATGATATGATTCATCATATCAGACCTGTGGTGAAAGGTGCGCCCAATACCTGGATCGTCGGTGACATGCCATTCGGATCTTACAATGTAAGTGATGAGGAGGCTGTCAGAAATGCAAACCGTATCATTAAAGAAACAAACTGCGACTGTATCAAGCTGGAAGGCGGCGTGGAAATGCTATCCCGGATACAGGCCATCGTAAGAGCAGGAATCAACGTGATGGGGCACATCGGCCTGACACCTCAGACTGCATCCTCTCTTGGGGGGTTCAAGGTTCAGGGAGGTACTCCCGAAAGCGCGAAAAAGCTCATCGAAGACGCGATTGCTTTAGAAAAGGCGGGATGCTTCTCCATCGTTTTGGAATGTGTGCCTTCCATGGTTGCAAAAGCAGTAACGGAAGCTGTCAGCATTCCGATTTTAGGCATCGGGGCAGGTCCTCATGTTGATTGTCAGGTGCTGGTAACCCAGGACATGCTGGGAATGTACGGCGATTTTAAACCAAAGTTTGTGAAACAGTACGCTCAGATTCGCAAAACCATGGTGGAGGCCCTGAATGAGTTCCATCGTGAAACACTGGAAGGAGAATTTCCGTCTCCGGAATTCAGCTTCAACAAGGAAGTGGATATTCCTAAATTGTACTAG
- a CDS encoding 2-dehydropantoate 2-reductase, translating to MKIAIVGAGAMGCLYGAKLSTVSENEVYLIDVWKDHIEAVRSKGLVMEENGVLVTYDRVKGTSDPEEAGFCDLAIVFVKSTLTSMAVKSNKAVFGPKTIALTLQNGLGNIDLIRAEIGEQNVIAGTTAHGATMLGPGAMRHAGSGKTIIGELDGKQTERIRRISALFTEAGLETDISDNVLGLVWDKLMVNVGINALTGITKLHNGALLDHPEIEALLEAAVSEAHAVAEAKGIRLSFEDPIGHTKDVCKATAANKSSMLQDILNHKTTEIDMINGAIVREGASAGIPTPVNYVLTNLIRFMQK from the coding sequence ATGAAAATCGCCATCGTTGGAGCGGGGGCAATGGGCTGTCTCTACGGAGCTAAGCTTTCCACCGTTTCGGAGAATGAGGTTTATTTGATCGACGTATGGAAGGACCATATAGAAGCTGTCAGAAGCAAAGGTCTTGTGATGGAGGAAAATGGAGTCCTTGTAACATACGACAGAGTGAAAGGGACAAGTGACCCGGAAGAAGCCGGATTTTGTGATCTTGCAATCGTTTTTGTAAAATCTACGCTGACCAGTATGGCAGTTAAGTCAAACAAGGCTGTTTTCGGACCGAAGACCATCGCCTTGACCTTACAAAACGGTTTGGGAAATATCGACCTGATCCGGGCTGAAATCGGAGAACAAAATGTAATCGCAGGCACGACCGCTCATGGGGCCACCATGCTGGGACCTGGAGCAATGCGTCATGCAGGCAGCGGAAAAACGATCATCGGAGAGCTGGACGGTAAACAGACGGAGCGAATCAGGCGAATCTCCGCTCTATTTACGGAAGCAGGACTGGAAACAGACATCTCGGACAATGTTCTGGGACTTGTATGGGATAAACTGATGGTAAATGTGGGAATCAACGCGCTCACCGGAATTACAAAGCTTCATAACGGAGCGCTGCTGGACCATCCGGAAATCGAGGCCCTTTTGGAAGCGGCTGTTTCGGAGGCTCATGCAGTGGCAGAAGCGAAAGGAATCCGTTTGAGTTTTGAGGATCCAATTGGACACACGAAGGATGTTTGCAAAGCCACGGCGGCAAATAAATCCTCCATGCTCCAGGATATCCTAAACCACAAAACTACTGAGATCGATATGATCAACGGTGCCATCGTGCGAGAAGGTGCTTCTGCCGGTATCCCGACACCGGTTAATTATGTACTGACAAATTTGATTCGATTTATGCAGAAATAG
- a CDS encoding M20 family metallopeptidase codes for MGTYKHVADCVKTDELVQFTQKLVRINSVFDPEKTGANEEAAAKHIAEFLIMEGFEVHFEEVVPGRPNVIAYLRGKNPGKTILFEGHTDVVTAGDPEQWHYDPFGAEIVGDRIYGRGTCDTKGNVAAAIFAAKAVKDSGIEFNGNILLCIPCDEEGMMQGIKHFIDRGWADDVDAAVICEPEENHVCIFQKGAMRAEIRVFGKQSHGAMPLTGINPNWRLARIICELEKLEQAEKDRLGCHEYLKWPSITPTIIASPAKGEAQINVVPGEVYMTLDIRTVPGQEHNELKQSILDIYDRLAETDPDFKATLNIIEERPWTSTPKDAEITRVVCRAVSEVTGKEPVWQGVPGATDGTFLHARKGIPVIVTGAGNTYIPHHADEYVEIPELIETAKIYALTAMYFLNGDA; via the coding sequence GTGGGAACTTACAAGCACGTCGCGGACTGCGTGAAAACTGACGAATTAGTTCAATTTACTCAAAAACTTGTTAGAATAAACAGCGTTTTTGACCCGGAAAAGACTGGAGCCAATGAGGAGGCTGCTGCGAAACACATCGCAGAGTTTCTGATAATGGAAGGCTTTGAGGTTCACTTCGAAGAAGTGGTTCCGGGGCGTCCAAATGTAATCGCATATCTTAGAGGAAAAAACCCAGGAAAAACTATATTATTTGAAGGACATACCGATGTGGTAACGGCGGGAGATCCGGAGCAGTGGCATTATGACCCCTTCGGAGCCGAGATCGTAGGTGACAGAATCTATGGCAGAGGAACCTGCGACACCAAGGGCAATGTAGCGGCTGCTATTTTTGCTGCAAAAGCAGTGAAGGATTCCGGCATTGAATTCAACGGAAATATTCTGCTTTGTATTCCCTGCGATGAAGAAGGCATGATGCAGGGCATCAAGCACTTCATTGACAGAGGGTGGGCAGACGATGTGGATGCCGCAGTCATTTGCGAGCCGGAGGAAAATCACGTTTGTATTTTCCAAAAAGGCGCAATGAGAGCAGAAATCCGTGTTTTTGGAAAACAAAGCCACGGCGCTATGCCACTTACGGGAATCAATCCCAACTGGCGACTTGCCAGAATCATTTGTGAGCTGGAAAAGCTGGAGCAGGCGGAGAAAGACCGTCTTGGCTGCCATGAGTACTTGAAGTGGCCCAGTATCACACCAACCATCATTGCTTCACCGGCAAAAGGAGAAGCTCAAATTAATGTCGTACCAGGCGAAGTCTACATGACATTGGATATCAGAACGGTTCCGGGACAGGAGCACAATGAATTGAAGCAGAGCATCCTTGACATTTACGACAGACTGGCTGAAACAGATCCCGATTTTAAAGCGACATTAAACATTATTGAAGAACGGCCATGGACTTCGACACCGAAAGATGCGGAAATCACCAGGGTTGTTTGCCGCGCTGTATCGGAAGTTACGGGAAAGGAACCAGTATGGCAGGGCGTACCGGGAGCGACGGACGGAACCTTCCTGCATGCCAGAAAAGGGATTCCGGTCATTGTTACCGGCGCGGGCAATACCTATATTCCACACCATGCCGATGAATACGTGGAGATACCGGAGCTGATTGAAACGGCAAAAATCTATGCACTGACAGCCATGTACTTCCTGAATGGGGATGCGTAA
- a CDS encoding ATP-binding protein produces MLTFDDKRIRVVVGHYGSGKTEFSVNYALKLAEQGNKTALADLDIANPYFRSRERQGLLEEQGVRVYSNIFGYDITADLPAITAAIRGPLEDPLCQIVIDAGGDHLGARILIQFDRYFDQADSDFFCVVNGRRPETSTLAGAMNHIFKIEKETGRRITGLINNTHLLKETEAEDVIRGYHLCTELSSRLGVPFKYNCCVQTLLEELKQKTIQYQDFHIFPMRLYMRESWLDR; encoded by the coding sequence ATGCTGACTTTCGATGATAAGAGAATCAGAGTCGTGGTCGGACATTATGGCAGCGGCAAAACTGAATTCTCCGTAAACTATGCATTAAAACTAGCAGAACAGGGGAATAAGACCGCGCTTGCAGATCTTGATATTGCAAATCCATATTTCAGAAGCAGAGAAAGACAGGGTTTGCTGGAAGAACAAGGTGTAAGAGTATACAGCAATATATTTGGTTATGATATCACCGCAGATCTACCTGCCATCACGGCAGCAATTCGAGGGCCGCTGGAGGATCCTCTCTGTCAGATCGTAATTGATGCAGGGGGAGACCATCTGGGAGCCAGAATTCTGATACAATTTGATCGGTATTTTGATCAGGCGGATTCCGATTTCTTCTGTGTTGTCAATGGAAGGAGACCGGAAACCAGCACTCTGGCGGGTGCGATGAATCATATCTTCAAAATAGAAAAGGAAACAGGCCGAAGGATCACCGGTTTGATTAATAATACCCATCTTCTGAAGGAAACGGAAGCGGAGGATGTGATCAGAGGGTATCATCTCTGCACAGAACTGTCTTCCCGACTTGGAGTACCTTTCAAATATAATTGCTGTGTACAGACACTGCTGGAAGAGCTGAAACAGAAAACGATACAATATCAGGATTTTCATATATTTCCCATGAGGCTGTATATGAGAGAGAGCTGGCTCGATCGATAA
- a CDS encoding 4Fe-4S dicluster domain-containing protein, producing the protein MAKGMVVFDEERCKGCELCISVCPLNLLSLHETKINSKGYHPASVTEPQRCTGCGSCGVICPDGAISVFREEQGGRSDE; encoded by the coding sequence ATGGCAAAGGGTATGGTCGTTTTTGACGAAGAACGATGCAAGGGCTGTGAACTTTGCATCTCCGTCTGTCCTTTAAACTTATTATCTTTGCATGAAACAAAGATCAACTCAAAGGGTTACCACCCTGCGAGTGTGACAGAGCCACAGCGGTGTACCGGATGTGGTAGCTGCGGTGTGATCTGTCCCGACGGCGCAATCAGTGTCTTTCGAGAGGAGCAGGGAGGGCGCAGCGATGAATGA
- the vorB gene encoding 3-methyl-2-oxobutanoate dehydrogenase subunit VorB encodes MNEKVLMKGNEAFAEAAIRSGCRYYFGYPITPQNEITEYMSRELPKHGGSFVQAESEIAAINMAYGGAAAGGKVLISSSSPGIALMQEGFSFLCSTEIPLVILSVSRGGPGVGTIQPGQADYYQSTRGGGNGDYHLFVFAPSSIQEAVDMMARAFEIAEEYRNPVMIYVDGVLGQMMEPVILPKPIPAISGDEISKLRPWAMTGTGGKREHNVIKSLYLKPEELEARILDMDQKYQKAKNELVLCKTEGLKEAEIVFVAYGSTARITEEAIELLAEEGIKAGLIRPVSLWPFPYDVFDQIPDTVNAVISVELSMGQMIDDVKIGCRGRFPVSLSGRVGGILITPPEIAADARKALGVRA; translated from the coding sequence ATGAATGAAAAAGTTTTAATGAAGGGGAATGAAGCCTTCGCGGAAGCAGCAATCAGAAGCGGCTGCCGTTATTACTTTGGCTATCCGATTACCCCGCAGAATGAAATTACAGAATATATGTCAAGGGAACTTCCAAAGCACGGTGGTTCCTTTGTCCAGGCAGAAAGTGAGATCGCCGCCATCAATATGGCCTATGGAGGCGCTGCGGCAGGAGGGAAGGTTCTTATCTCTTCCTCTTCACCGGGTATCGCACTGATGCAGGAGGGGTTTTCCTTCCTGTGTTCCACGGAAATTCCGCTGGTAATTCTGAGCGTATCCCGGGGAGGCCCAGGCGTTGGAACCATCCAGCCGGGACAGGCAGATTATTATCAATCCACCAGAGGCGGCGGCAATGGAGATTATCATCTCTTCGTATTTGCTCCGTCATCCATTCAAGAAGCGGTGGATATGATGGCCAGAGCTTTCGAAATTGCAGAAGAATATCGGAATCCCGTCATGATCTATGTAGATGGCGTTCTCGGTCAGATGATGGAGCCAGTGATTCTGCCAAAGCCTATTCCTGCAATTAGTGGGGATGAGATCTCTAAGCTCAGACCCTGGGCGATGACAGGTACAGGCGGGAAAAGAGAGCATAACGTGATCAAATCCTTGTACCTGAAGCCGGAAGAGCTGGAAGCGAGAATTCTGGATATGGATCAAAAATATCAGAAGGCTAAGAATGAGCTGGTTCTATGCAAGACAGAGGGACTGAAAGAAGCAGAAATCGTTTTCGTGGCCTATGGTTCCACCGCAAGAATCACCGAGGAAGCGATAGAGCTTTTAGCTGAAGAGGGTATTAAGGCAGGACTGATCAGACCCGTGAGCCTTTGGCCCTTCCCCTATGATGTTTTTGATCAGATTCCCGATACTGTGAATGCTGTCATCTCCGTAGAACTGAGTATGGGGCAGATGATTGACGACGTGAAAATCGGCTGCAGAGGAAGATTCCCCGTTTCCTTGTCAGGCAGAGTGGGCGGTATCCTGATTACACCGCCGGAGATTGCAGCAGATGCAAGGAAAGCATTGGGGGTGAGGGCATGA
- a CDS encoding 2-oxoglutarate oxidoreductase codes for MTAVFQYTKGMLPEETTYCPGCTHGIAHRLIMEVLDEKGLLGQTIGVAPIGCSILAHHYMNVDMCESAHGRAPAIATGIRRVQKDKIIFTYQGDGDLASIGTGEIVQAAHRGEKFTTFFINNAIYGMTGGQMAPTSLIGQRTTTSAEGRDKDSAGMPIRMAELIATLDGAVFVERVSVDSPANIRKAKKAVQNAIEVQEKRLGFGFVEILSTCPTNWGLNPVKSLEWLRENMIPYYPLGTLKHPGEVK; via the coding sequence ATGACCGCTGTATTCCAATATACCAAGGGGATGCTGCCGGAGGAGACGACCTATTGTCCCGGCTGTACCCATGGAATTGCCCATAGACTGATCATGGAGGTACTGGATGAAAAGGGGCTTCTTGGCCAGACCATCGGTGTAGCACCCATTGGCTGCAGCATCCTCGCTCACCATTACATGAATGTAGATATGTGTGAATCTGCGCACGGACGAGCGCCGGCCATCGCTACGGGTATCCGCAGGGTACAGAAAGATAAAATCATCTTTACCTATCAGGGGGACGGCGATCTGGCTTCGATTGGAACGGGAGAAATCGTTCAGGCGGCTCATCGAGGAGAGAAATTTACCACATTCTTTATCAATAACGCAATCTATGGAATGACCGGAGGGCAGATGGCCCCAACCAGTCTCATCGGCCAGAGGACCACGACAAGTGCCGAAGGCAGAGACAAGGACAGTGCCGGAATGCCGATCCGTATGGCAGAGCTCATCGCAACACTGGATGGAGCAGTTTTTGTGGAACGGGTATCGGTGGATTCTCCCGCCAATATCAGAAAAGCAAAGAAAGCTGTCCAAAATGCAATCGAGGTTCAGGAGAAACGGCTGGGCTTTGGCTTCGTGGAAATTTTATCGACCTGTCCCACCAACTGGGGACTGAATCCGGTCAAATCGCTGGAATGGCTGCGAGAGAATATGATTCCCTACTATCCGCTCGGTACTCTCAAACATCCCGGGGAGGTGAAGTAA
- a CDS encoding 2-oxoacid:ferredoxin oxidoreductase subunit gamma, with product MAVHKLIIAGFGGQGVMLIGQMIAYAGMLEGKEVTWMPAYGPEMRGGTANCTVVVSDRKISSPIVTEATAVVAMNLPSLHKFEKLVKPGGMLFINSSLVHENAGRDDVEVCRIDANEIAVRLQNDKVSNMVILGAVVSKTGVVKMESIEKVMDQLFTGNKVKTLPLNKKALTAWKA from the coding sequence ATGGCAGTACATAAGCTGATCATCGCAGGCTTTGGAGGGCAGGGCGTCATGCTCATAGGACAGATGATTGCCTACGCCGGTATGCTGGAAGGAAAAGAGGTTACCTGGATGCCTGCTTACGGGCCGGAAATGAGGGGAGGTACCGCCAACTGCACTGTTGTCGTCTCTGATCGAAAGATCAGTTCTCCCATCGTAACTGAGGCCACGGCAGTCGTGGCAATGAACCTGCCTTCTTTGCATAAATTCGAGAAGCTGGTAAAACCGGGAGGTATGCTTTTCATCAATTCGTCCTTGGTTCATGAAAATGCAGGCAGGGATGATGTAGAAGTCTGCCGGATTGATGCGAACGAGATTGCGGTGAGACTTCAAAACGACAAGGTGTCAAATATGGTAATCCTCGGTGCTGTTGTAAGCAAAACCGGGGTAGTAAAAATGGAGAGCATAGAAAAAGTAATGGATCAGTTATTTACCGGTAATAAAGTCAAGACATTACCTCTAAATAAAAAAGCATTGACAGCATGGAAGGCTTGA
- a CDS encoding ABC transporter substrate-binding protein, with the protein MISCEHEETLKFKGKDEYDVSIIRGRRMKKKLAILLVLVLLLSTLAGCGGGNGSGGDSESAEPFKVGAIYPLSGANALLGSQCLAAVKIAVDIVNANGGVQGRQVQLVSADAPDPTAATTEAGRLVDQQGVQVIFGSLASGNALAIAGVTEKSGVTLVESGGIADALTDSGFKNVFRILDKGGLRGAAGVTYTADVIAPMLNIAPKDLRVAIIHEESSYGTSVADGAENKIKELGLNLVAREHYNSTITDMSALVLKLKEAKPDVLFTVNYINDAILLVDTLKQYDAIPKVLMGCGAGTTDPNFAATIGADSDGFFCTDMPTNLPLDVFTDEAMKNVVSEFRERFRKEFPDMNNVSVAAEAAFAGSYTFMNNILPNAKTLDAAGIREAALTTKLDMTTLGFGWDLGDDGQNYAASANINQWQGGKVVTVSPDKLKNGEVINVPLPIAGQ; encoded by the coding sequence GTGATATCATGCGAGCATGAAGAAACACTAAAGTTTAAAGGAAAGGATGAGTATGATGTTAGCATCATACGGGGAAGAAGAATGAAAAAGAAATTAGCCATACTTCTGGTTTTAGTCCTTCTGCTGTCAACCTTGGCCGGGTGCGGCGGCGGAAACGGGAGTGGAGGAGACTCCGAATCGGCGGAGCCCTTCAAGGTCGGTGCAATCTATCCATTGAGCGGTGCTAATGCGCTTCTTGGCTCACAATGTCTTGCGGCAGTAAAAATTGCAGTTGATATCGTCAATGCAAACGGCGGGGTACAGGGAAGACAGGTTCAGCTTGTCTCAGCGGATGCTCCAGATCCTACAGCAGCGACAACAGAAGCGGGAAGACTTGTGGATCAGCAGGGGGTCCAGGTAATCTTCGGCTCTCTGGCTAGTGGGAATGCTCTTGCGATTGCAGGCGTTACGGAAAAAAGCGGCGTGACTCTTGTGGAATCAGGCGGTATCGCAGATGCTCTGACAGATTCCGGCTTCAAAAATGTTTTTAGAATTCTTGACAAGGGCGGACTGCGTGGAGCAGCAGGCGTAACTTATACTGCTGACGTCATTGCACCAATGCTGAACATCGCACCGAAAGATCTGAGAGTTGCCATCATTCACGAAGAGTCCAGCTATGGTACTTCTGTTGCAGACGGCGCCGAAAATAAGATCAAGGAGCTAGGTCTGAATCTTGTAGCCAGAGAACACTATAACTCTACGATTACGGATATGTCAGCTCTGGTGCTGAAGCTCAAGGAAGCAAAGCCTGACGTTTTATTCACAGTCAATTACATCAACGATGCAATTCTCCTTGTAGATACGCTGAAGCAGTATGATGCTATTCCGAAGGTCTTGATGGGCTGCGGAGCAGGAACCACCGACCCGAACTTCGCCGCTACCATTGGTGCCGATTCAGATGGATTTTTCTGCACTGATATGCCAACAAACCTTCCTCTTGACGTGTTCACCGACGAAGCCATGAAAAACGTTGTCAGCGAATTCAGAGAGCGGTTCAGGAAAGAATTCCCTGATATGAACAATGTATCTGTTGCGGCAGAGGCTGCATTTGCAGGCTCCTATACCTTTATGAATAACATCCTGCCCAATGCAAAGACACTGGATGCAGCAGGAATCCGTGAAGCTGCTTTGACCACTAAGCTTGACATGACCACTCTTGGTTTTGGTTGGGATCTTGGAGATGATGGCCAGAATTACGCGGCTTCCGCCAATATCAACCAGTGGCAGGGAGGCAAAGTTGTAACAGTATCACCTGATAAGCTGAAAAACGGCGAAGTGATCAATGTACCGCTGCCCATAGCCGGTCAATAA